One Epidermidibacterium keratini DNA segment encodes these proteins:
- a CDS encoding metalloprotease has product MSRILTPRWLAWHTFVLLAFAGCVWGFVWQAGKAQAAGGQWYNYIYAVQWPLFALMGLWGWGRSIWLEFHPPGYDRPALLHDDPDPGRVIHDIRPRAITASPHYDEYADDASDPELDAYNAHLRALNEKAQR; this is encoded by the coding sequence GTGTCTCGCATCCTCACCCCCCGGTGGCTCGCTTGGCACACGTTTGTCCTGCTGGCGTTCGCCGGTTGCGTGTGGGGATTCGTGTGGCAGGCCGGAAAGGCGCAAGCCGCCGGCGGTCAGTGGTACAACTACATCTACGCGGTCCAGTGGCCGCTTTTCGCGCTGATGGGCCTGTGGGGCTGGGGTCGTTCGATCTGGCTGGAGTTCCACCCGCCGGGCTACGACAGGCCCGCGCTGCTGCACGATGACCCCGATCCGGGACGCGTCATCCACGACATCCGGCCGCGCGCTATCACCGCCTCGCCACACTACGACGAGTACGCCGATGACGCTTCCGATCCCGAGCTCGACGCCTACAACGCGCACCTGCGGGCACTCAATGAGAAGGCCCAGCGTTAA
- a CDS encoding alpha/beta fold hydrolase: MALDNPFYSPQMQGPYTLQSVGRFELEDGGVIPDLQLAVATYGELNADRSNAILIPTWFSGTHATWEQVYIGPGRALDPQKYFIVVVNQIGNGLSTSPHNTDDPSIAMSKFPSVRIGDDVRAQEQLLRETYGIDRLALVVGGSMGAQQTWEWAVRFPDKVLRAAPIAGTAQNTPHDFLFTQTLMEAITSDPGWNGGEYASNADVAAGLSRHADIWAVMGLSTDFWKTEFWRGVPPLVEGQGWDTFEEFQDRFIRFLFSAMDPNALLSMGWKWQRGDVARNTDGDLAAALGRVTAKTFVMPIEQDMFFPPRDCAAEQELTPGSELRVLSSIAGHFGLFGFEPSWMEQVDTNLSELLAAEVDGR, encoded by the coding sequence ATGGCGCTCGACAACCCGTTTTACTCACCGCAGATGCAAGGGCCCTACACGCTGCAGTCGGTGGGCCGCTTCGAGCTCGAAGACGGTGGAGTCATCCCCGACCTGCAGCTCGCCGTAGCGACATATGGCGAGCTGAATGCCGACCGCAGCAATGCGATCTTGATCCCGACGTGGTTCTCCGGGACGCACGCCACGTGGGAGCAGGTCTATATCGGGCCGGGACGCGCGCTGGATCCGCAGAAGTACTTCATCGTGGTGGTCAACCAGATCGGCAACGGTCTATCGACGTCGCCGCACAACACCGACGATCCGTCGATCGCGATGTCGAAGTTCCCGAGCGTACGAATCGGCGACGACGTCCGCGCGCAGGAGCAGCTGCTGCGGGAGACATACGGCATCGACCGGCTCGCGCTCGTCGTCGGCGGTTCGATGGGCGCGCAGCAGACCTGGGAATGGGCGGTGCGCTTCCCGGACAAGGTGCTGCGAGCGGCCCCGATCGCCGGTACGGCGCAAAACACCCCGCACGACTTCCTCTTCACGCAGACCCTGATGGAGGCGATCACCAGCGATCCGGGCTGGAACGGCGGCGAGTACGCATCGAACGCCGACGTCGCCGCGGGTCTTTCGCGGCACGCGGACATCTGGGCGGTGATGGGACTGAGCACCGACTTCTGGAAGACCGAGTTCTGGCGCGGCGTACCCCCGCTCGTCGAGGGTCAGGGCTGGGACACCTTCGAGGAGTTCCAGGACCGCTTCATCCGGTTCCTGTTTTCGGCGATGGACCCGAACGCGCTGCTGTCCATGGGGTGGAAGTGGCAGCGCGGCGACGTCGCTCGCAACACCGACGGCGACCTCGCGGCAGCGCTCGGTCGAGTCACGGCAAAGACGTTCGTGATGCCCATCGAGCAGGACATGTTCTTTCCGCCGCGCGACTGCGCCGCTGAGCAGGAACTGACCCCCGGCAGCGAGCTGCGGGTGCTGAGCAGCATCGCCGGACACTTCGGGCTCTTCGGGTTCGAGCCGTCCTGGATGGAGCAGGTCGATACCAACCTGAGCGAGCTGCTCGCCGCCGAGGTCGACGGACGTTAG
- a CDS encoding DUF3817 domain-containing protein, whose translation MTEQPAARTRPRKSFIDRTPTASLLRNYRISAWVVGVPLAALILVAMPMKYFGGIPEPTTIIGIAHGWLYMVYFVCTVLLSLKRHWSIGRTALVVICGTIPLVSFYAEHVVHKNVTAQTPGW comes from the coding sequence GTGACCGAGCAGCCCGCCGCCCGCACCCGCCCGCGCAAGTCGTTCATCGACCGCACCCCCACCGCGAGCCTGCTGCGTAACTACCGCATCTCGGCATGGGTCGTCGGCGTACCGCTCGCGGCCCTGATCCTCGTCGCAATGCCGATGAAGTACTTCGGCGGCATCCCCGAGCCGACCACGATCATCGGCATCGCGCATGGCTGGCTCTACATGGTCTATTTCGTGTGCACCGTGCTGCTGTCGCTCAAGCGGCACTGGTCGATCGGCCGCACCGCGCTCGTGGTCATCTGCGGGACGATCCCGCTGGTGTCGTTCTATGCCGAGCACGTCGTGCACAAGAACGTTACGGCGCAGACGCCCGGCTGGTAA
- the tilS gene encoding tRNA lysidine(34) synthetase TilS — protein sequence MSGPSPAVAEVRRAARGWLTTHASSGPVTVAVSGGADSLALASALLFTARHTGHEVHGVTVDHQLQRGSAERAAAVVEWLTATGCASAEVRIVEVGDAGGPEAAARDARYAALRAAARGPVLLAHTLDDQAETVLLGLGRGAGPRSLRAMAEWDPPYGRPLLGVRRATTRRCCADLGIEFWDDPHNVDPRYTRVRLRTEALPLLEEILGGGVAPALARTASLLRESDQTEIATSVLGLVADGDALDAGRVAGLPGDLRRRVLKAWLDGLPIAPTTAAHVDALDVLVTAWRGQGPAYLPGGAKAQRVRGRIHLVRPDQHGRSAPIHRPAED from the coding sequence GTGAGCGGTCCGTCTCCGGCGGTTGCTGAGGTGCGCCGTGCGGCCCGCGGCTGGCTCACGACTCACGCCTCGTCCGGGCCGGTGACCGTGGCGGTGAGCGGGGGAGCGGACTCGCTCGCGCTCGCGTCGGCGCTGCTTTTCACCGCTCGGCACACGGGCCACGAGGTGCACGGCGTCACGGTCGACCATCAGCTGCAGCGCGGGTCGGCCGAGCGGGCCGCAGCAGTCGTCGAGTGGCTCACCGCGACGGGTTGCGCGAGCGCCGAGGTACGCATCGTCGAGGTCGGCGATGCCGGTGGCCCGGAGGCAGCGGCTCGTGATGCGCGGTACGCCGCACTGCGCGCGGCGGCTCGCGGCCCGGTGCTGCTTGCACACACCCTCGATGATCAGGCTGAGACCGTGCTGCTTGGCCTCGGACGCGGCGCGGGCCCCCGGTCCCTGCGCGCGATGGCCGAGTGGGACCCGCCCTACGGTCGCCCGCTGCTCGGCGTACGGCGCGCCACCACGCGGCGGTGCTGCGCCGACCTCGGCATCGAGTTCTGGGATGACCCGCACAACGTCGACCCGAGGTACACCCGCGTGCGGCTGCGCACGGAGGCACTTCCGCTGCTGGAGGAGATCCTCGGCGGAGGGGTGGCGCCGGCCCTGGCACGCACCGCATCGCTGTTGCGCGAGAGCGACCAGACCGAGATCGCCACGAGCGTGCTCGGTCTGGTCGCCGACGGCGACGCGCTGGACGCCGGCCGCGTCGCCGGCCTGCCCGGTGACCTGCGGCGCCGCGTGCTGAAGGCCTGGCTTGACGGCCTGCCGATCGCGCCGACGACCGCCGCCCACGTCGACGCGCTCGACGTGTTGGTGACGGCCTGGCGTGGTCAAGGTCCGGCGTACCTGCCAGGCGGTGCCAAGGCGCAGCGCGTGCGTGGGAGGATTCACCTTGTCCGTCCGGATCAGCACGGGCGTTCCGCACCCATCCACCGACCCGCCGAGGACTAG
- a CDS encoding DedA family protein, translating into MFQDIVDWCVNLVGQLGAIGVGIAVALENLFPPIPSEAILPLAGFSASEGKFSLLSAFLGATAGSLVGALALFYLGRVIGRDRLVRIANFLPLVDAEDIDTAEKWFARHGTKAVLFGRLIPLVRSLISIPAGTQRMPVGKFLVYTTIGSGVWNALLIGLGYALGSNWEKVGPVLDQFDLVIYIGFAALLIWWVWRQVAKRRRRKAAEAAETPFRPEEPRDPQI; encoded by the coding sequence TTGTTTCAGGACATCGTCGACTGGTGCGTAAACCTCGTCGGTCAGCTTGGCGCCATCGGCGTCGGGATCGCGGTCGCACTAGAAAATCTCTTCCCGCCGATTCCCTCTGAGGCCATCTTGCCCCTCGCGGGGTTCAGCGCCTCCGAAGGAAAGTTCAGCCTCCTGTCGGCGTTCCTGGGCGCGACCGCTGGCTCGCTGGTCGGTGCGCTGGCGCTCTTCTATCTCGGGCGGGTGATCGGCCGCGACCGCCTGGTCCGGATCGCGAACTTCTTGCCGCTGGTCGACGCCGAGGACATCGATACCGCTGAGAAGTGGTTTGCCCGGCACGGCACCAAAGCGGTGCTGTTTGGCCGGCTGATCCCATTGGTGCGCAGCCTCATCTCGATTCCCGCGGGAACGCAGCGGATGCCAGTCGGCAAGTTCCTGGTCTACACCACGATCGGCAGCGGCGTGTGGAACGCGCTGTTGATCGGGCTCGGCTACGCGCTCGGCAGCAACTGGGAGAAGGTCGGGCCGGTGCTCGACCAGTTCGATCTGGTGATCTATATCGGCTTCGCGGCGTTGCTGATCTGGTGGGTCTGGCGTCAGGTCGCCAAGCGCCGTCGGCGTAAGGCCGCCGAGGCCGCGGAGACACCTTTCCGGCCCGAGGAGCCGCGCGACCCGCAGATCTAG
- a CDS encoding zinc-dependent metalloprotease, with protein sequence MSSEVFVDWKLAARTGRQLTKAGPDVTLEEAKAAVAELREAALRADDFVSQVTEIAHPAYSAPTQVIDRQQWIDINAASIGSLMSPLIDKLAKQSGTGRRARAVGSKVTGAEAGALLAFLSSRVLGQYDVFGPGGGKLLLVAPNVIDAERRLEVDPSDFRLWVCIHEVTHRLQFTAVPWLEGYLREQIEQFVDASDFDSEALRERLKETVAALRERRGQDESEGLLGLVRNPDQRAVLDRMTAVMSLLEGHAEYVMDEVGPSVIPTVKEIRRKFAQRRKGRSPLDRMLRKLLGLDAKMRQYADGRAFVDAVVKEVGMRGFNHVWTSPETLPKLCELRDASAWISRTNPPGRVDPQVAVQSGDGSTTRTFTVERAEEHTPLDDVADDERQIIIERRAGDN encoded by the coding sequence ATGAGCTCTGAGGTCTTCGTCGACTGGAAACTCGCCGCCCGCACCGGTCGCCAACTGACCAAAGCCGGCCCCGACGTCACGCTTGAGGAAGCCAAGGCCGCGGTCGCTGAGCTCCGTGAGGCTGCGCTGCGCGCGGACGACTTCGTCTCACAGGTCACCGAGATCGCGCATCCGGCGTACTCGGCGCCGACGCAGGTCATCGACCGCCAGCAATGGATCGACATCAACGCCGCGTCTATCGGCTCGCTGATGAGTCCGCTGATCGACAAGCTCGCCAAGCAGTCAGGCACCGGACGACGAGCCCGCGCGGTGGGCAGCAAGGTCACCGGCGCTGAGGCCGGAGCGTTGCTGGCCTTCCTGTCGAGCCGCGTGCTGGGGCAGTACGACGTCTTCGGCCCGGGCGGCGGCAAGCTGCTGCTCGTCGCGCCCAACGTGATCGACGCCGAGCGGCGACTTGAGGTCGACCCCAGCGACTTCCGCCTGTGGGTGTGCATCCACGAGGTCACCCACCGGCTGCAGTTCACCGCGGTGCCGTGGCTGGAGGGCTACCTGCGCGAGCAGATCGAGCAGTTCGTCGACGCCTCCGATTTCGACTCCGAGGCGCTTCGCGAGCGCCTGAAGGAAACCGTTGCGGCGCTGCGGGAGCGCCGCGGGCAGGACGAGTCCGAGGGGTTGCTCGGATTGGTGCGCAACCCTGATCAGCGCGCCGTACTCGACCGGATGACGGCCGTGATGAGCCTGCTCGAGGGCCACGCCGAATATGTCATGGACGAGGTCGGCCCGAGCGTGATCCCGACTGTCAAAGAGATCCGGCGCAAGTTTGCCCAGCGCCGCAAGGGGCGCTCGCCGTTGGATCGCATGCTCCGCAAGCTGCTGGGGCTGGATGCCAAGATGCGGCAGTACGCCGACGGTCGGGCGTTCGTCGACGCTGTCGTCAAAGAGGTCGGGATGCGCGGCTTCAACCACGTGTGGACCTCCCCGGAGACGTTGCCGAAGCTCTGCGAGCTGCGCGATGCGTCCGCGTGGATCTCGCGCACCAACCCTCCTGGACGGGTCGACCCGCAGGTCGCGGTGCAGTCCGGTGACGGCTCGACCACGCGCACCTTCACCGTCGAGCGGGCCGAGGAGCACACCCCGCTGGACGACGTGGCCGACGACGAGCGGCAGATCATCATCGAACGCCGCGCCGGCGACAACTAG
- the dacB gene encoding D-alanyl-D-alanine carboxypeptidase/D-alanyl-D-alanine endopeptidase: MKKPDLSAFGRRSPAVRVLIGALVLVVAAAVGLGVVVATASIIGPTHSDSADGDGANQASPTVSLPANGAPPPALPALNPNAPVPDPAALQTAAAAALSNPALGALTAKIVDPESGSVLFDQGSTTPMQPGSTVKLYTAAAAALLFEPGSRLTTTVSTGASPTEIVIVAGGDITLSSQPESALYPGAATLQALADAVKAAGITQVTKVTVDGSLFEGATTAQGWGSGDAPSTYAAPVYPFMVDGGRTSADFKAMRYAEPDLAAAQQLAALLGNPQAEVARGAVDPNASVLASVQSAPIEDLIERMILDSDNTLAEVIARLVAVQVGQPRTFEGAVAAVSQVMTEAGVDMSGYAAYDASGISQLNVTTSSSLASLLSLATSGDAPKLDVVSSALAVSGYNGTLATRYEAGDAAAGAAGAVRGKTGTLSAVNSLAGTIVTADGRLLVFAFISNGGADLEATRAALDDVAAAVASCGC; encoded by the coding sequence ATGAAGAAGCCTGACCTGTCTGCCTTCGGCCGCCGCTCGCCAGCGGTGCGTGTCCTCATCGGCGCGCTGGTGCTGGTGGTTGCTGCGGCGGTCGGGCTCGGCGTCGTGGTCGCGACGGCGTCGATCATCGGGCCGACCCATTCTGACAGCGCCGACGGTGATGGCGCCAACCAGGCGTCCCCGACCGTCTCGCTGCCGGCCAATGGCGCACCGCCGCCTGCCCTACCTGCGCTCAACCCCAACGCTCCGGTCCCCGATCCGGCGGCGCTGCAGACGGCAGCCGCCGCCGCGCTCAGCAACCCGGCGCTGGGGGCGTTGACCGCCAAGATCGTCGACCCGGAGTCCGGCAGCGTGCTGTTCGACCAGGGCAGTACGACGCCGATGCAGCCCGGATCGACGGTCAAGCTCTACACCGCGGCCGCGGCAGCTCTGCTCTTTGAGCCGGGCAGCCGCCTGACCACCACGGTCTCGACCGGTGCGAGCCCGACGGAGATCGTCATCGTGGCAGGCGGCGACATCACGCTCAGCAGCCAGCCCGAGTCGGCGCTCTACCCCGGTGCGGCGACCCTGCAGGCGCTCGCGGACGCGGTCAAAGCGGCCGGCATCACCCAGGTCACGAAGGTCACCGTCGACGGATCTCTCTTCGAGGGAGCGACGACCGCGCAAGGCTGGGGCAGCGGCGATGCGCCCTCGACATACGCCGCGCCGGTGTATCCATTCATGGTCGATGGCGGGCGCACCAGTGCGGATTTCAAGGCGATGCGGTACGCCGAACCCGACCTCGCCGCCGCCCAGCAGCTCGCGGCGCTGCTGGGCAACCCGCAGGCGGAGGTCGCGCGTGGCGCCGTGGACCCCAACGCGTCCGTGCTGGCGAGCGTGCAGTCCGCGCCGATCGAGGACCTGATCGAGCGGATGATCCTCGACTCGGACAACACCCTCGCCGAGGTGATCGCCCGGCTGGTCGCCGTGCAGGTCGGCCAGCCGCGCACCTTCGAGGGCGCGGTCGCGGCGGTGAGCCAGGTGATGACCGAGGCCGGCGTCGACATGAGCGGCTACGCGGCGTACGACGCGAGCGGCATCTCGCAGCTCAACGTGACGACGTCAAGCTCGCTGGCGTCGTTGCTGAGTCTCGCGACGTCGGGTGATGCCCCCAAGCTCGACGTGGTGAGCTCAGCGCTCGCGGTGAGCGGCTACAACGGCACGCTCGCAACCCGTTACGAGGCCGGCGACGCGGCGGCCGGAGCTGCGGGCGCCGTACGCGGCAAAACCGGCACGTTGAGTGCGGTCAACTCCCTCGCCGGGACGATCGTGACCGCCGATGGGCGGCTGCTGGTGTTTGCCTTCATCTCCAACGGGGGAGCTGACCTGGAGGCGACCCGGGCAGCACTCGATGACGTCGCCGCCGCAGTCGCCTCCTGCGGCTGCTAA
- a CDS encoding DUF6153 family protein encodes MRLRTVVLALVIGVVAMHAVPMFGVLVGSHGASMASSPAHGVVQSPVGPDDSSTAVADLMPAEHQSNAHSPGDSPGGSDHGLAHLLHLCLAILSAILALLIIAAVLVRGPAIIDAPRRVLVIQRRLLPPQPPSLALLCVSRT; translated from the coding sequence ATGCGATTGCGGACGGTGGTGTTGGCGCTTGTCATCGGCGTCGTCGCGATGCACGCCGTCCCCATGTTCGGCGTACTCGTCGGCTCTCATGGAGCCTCCATGGCCTCGTCACCCGCGCATGGCGTAGTCCAAAGCCCGGTGGGACCGGACGACTCCAGCACGGCAGTCGCCGACCTCATGCCCGCAGAGCACCAATCCAATGCCCATTCTCCGGGTGATAGCCCCGGCGGCAGCGATCACGGTCTCGCGCATCTTTTGCACCTATGTCTGGCGATCTTGAGCGCCATCCTGGCTCTGCTGATAATCGCTGCGGTGCTGGTCCGCGGCCCCGCCATCATCGACGCGCCCCGCCGGGTCCTCGTTATCCAGCGGCGTCTGCTGCCGCCGCAACCACCCAGCCTCGCCCTGCTCTGCGTGAGTCGCACGTGA